A single genomic interval of Stieleria maiorica harbors:
- the ylqF gene encoding ribosome biogenesis GTPase YlqF produces the protein MSIQWFPGHMHKARLEIQATLPKVDVVIEILDARIPYSSENPMLAELRGEKPCLKVLAKSDLADEAMTAIWHAHFEKTVGVRAQAVTTEDVPTIRRLKSIATSMVPHRRGRTVTAMIVGIPNVGKSTIINYLAGRKIAKTGNTPAVTKQQQRVNIGDGVTLLDTPGVLWPNVLNVNSGYRLALLGSIKETAMEYADIGFFAARYMLAEYPDKLIERYGLDTTPTTELEAIEAIGRKRGCLGKSNLVDIDRASRILVTELRSGGFGPLTLETPQTMQREKTQTEALAAEKAERDAAKDAKRKKRFRDRERAKRKARERR, from the coding sequence ATGTCAATCCAGTGGTTTCCCGGGCACATGCACAAAGCCCGGCTTGAGATCCAAGCCACACTTCCCAAAGTGGATGTGGTGATCGAAATCCTTGACGCCCGGATTCCGTATTCGAGCGAGAATCCGATGCTGGCGGAATTGCGCGGTGAAAAGCCGTGTTTGAAGGTGTTGGCAAAGAGCGATCTGGCCGATGAAGCGATGACCGCGATCTGGCACGCCCACTTCGAAAAAACCGTCGGCGTCCGAGCCCAGGCCGTCACAACCGAAGACGTTCCCACCATTCGGCGTCTGAAATCCATCGCCACATCGATGGTGCCGCACCGCCGCGGCCGAACGGTGACGGCGATGATTGTCGGGATTCCCAACGTCGGCAAATCGACGATCATCAACTACCTGGCGGGACGGAAAATTGCCAAGACCGGCAACACACCCGCGGTGACCAAACAACAACAACGCGTCAACATCGGCGATGGTGTCACGCTGTTGGACACCCCCGGTGTGCTGTGGCCGAACGTGTTGAACGTCAACAGCGGATACCGACTGGCGCTGCTGGGATCGATCAAAGAAACGGCGATGGAATACGCCGACATCGGATTCTTTGCCGCGAGGTACATGCTGGCCGAATACCCGGACAAGCTGATCGAACGCTATGGATTAGACACGACGCCGACGACGGAACTGGAGGCGATCGAAGCGATCGGCCGCAAACGCGGCTGCCTGGGCAAAAGCAATCTGGTCGACATCGACCGCGCGTCACGGATCCTGGTGACCGAACTGCGATCGGGCGGCTTTGGCCCGCTGACTTTGGAAACTCCCCAAACCATGCAGCGAGAAAAAACGCAAACCGAAGCCTTGGCTGCCGAAAAAGCGGAAAGGGATGCTGCCAAGGACGCCAAACGGAAAAAGCGGTTTCGCGACCGAGAACGGGCCAAACGCAAAGCGCGGGAAAGACGCTGA
- a CDS encoding RedB protein has translation MHHNLHDSTRGRIAFDRLARFRRGWAMHTLVLVWGALVAGGMGLIWQYQHAAGTLHTAPQRWPADSSLRPSPDRWTLVLFAHPKCPCTRATVGELERIINHGGDRLRAHVLFVKPRSCAMQPDWEHTSLWDAAQRIPGVSVSADIGGDEASHFRAATSGLVLLYDPSGSLKFRGGITASRGHSGDNLGRSTVVRFLTHGTADVDRTKVYGCELGIELEET, from the coding sequence ATGCATCACAACCTTCACGACTCCACACGCGGTCGGATTGCGTTTGACCGCCTGGCGCGTTTTCGCCGCGGCTGGGCGATGCACACGTTGGTGCTGGTCTGGGGCGCGCTGGTCGCCGGAGGAATGGGCTTGATTTGGCAATACCAACATGCCGCCGGCACGCTGCACACCGCGCCGCAACGATGGCCCGCCGATTCATCACTGCGGCCTTCACCGGATCGATGGACGCTGGTGCTGTTTGCCCATCCGAAATGCCCGTGCACGCGGGCGACGGTCGGCGAATTGGAGCGGATCATCAATCACGGCGGCGACCGGTTGCGGGCACATGTGTTGTTTGTCAAACCGCGTTCCTGTGCGATGCAGCCCGACTGGGAACACACCTCGTTGTGGGATGCGGCCCAGCGGATCCCGGGAGTCAGCGTTTCGGCCGACATCGGCGGCGACGAAGCGTCTCATTTCCGCGCCGCCACGTCAGGGCTGGTGTTGCTTTATGACCCGTCGGGCAGCTTGAAGTTTCGCGGCGGCATCACTGCATCACGCGGCCACAGCGGTGACAATCTGGGACGCTCCACGGTTGTCCGTTTCTTGACCCACGGTACTGCCGACGTCGACCGCACCAAAGTCTACGGATGCGAACTCGGCATCGAACTTGAGGAGACATAA
- a CDS encoding sensor histidine kinase — protein MMSTATAVSDAGDRRRADALYRAQQSLIHHRTDRLFAALMAIQWFAGIAAALWISPRTWSGAISEPHLHVWAAILLGGAITALPVLLAWQRPGSVVTRHVIAIGQMLTSALLIHLTGGRIETHFHIFGSLAFLACYRDWRVLCTATIVVAADHGLRGWLWPESVYGVIAGAPLRLIEHAGWVVFEDLFLIVTIRQSLADMRRNADHQAQLESTNTRIEAEVARRTEELRQAMDDTARASRQLIEANKVLEEQNKELDQFTYVASHDLQEPVRKLVSFSRLLEQDIDGDLNEDAKRDLQFIVDAAKRMRTLVQALLELSRVGRSAMKHDPVDLNHCVDDALEALELKIDETGAVIKRDRFPVVIGDQTMLTQLLQNLISNALKFTEEAAPEIRLTATGDEDHWTLGVRDNGIGMKSEYAERIFQPFQRLHNRGEYEGTGIGLSICKKTVQRHSGQIWVESDIGRGAHFRFTLPVADIDPPGSDRNEGDSAVELELATC, from the coding sequence ATGATGTCCACCGCAACGGCCGTTTCGGACGCCGGCGACCGACGTCGCGCCGACGCACTCTATCGAGCACAGCAATCACTGATTCATCATCGCACCGACCGCTTGTTCGCGGCGCTGATGGCGATTCAGTGGTTTGCCGGGATCGCTGCGGCGCTGTGGATTTCGCCGCGGACCTGGTCGGGGGCGATCAGCGAACCCCATTTGCACGTCTGGGCGGCGATCCTACTGGGCGGAGCGATCACGGCGTTGCCGGTGCTGTTGGCATGGCAGCGACCGGGAAGCGTGGTGACGCGACACGTCATCGCGATCGGCCAAATGCTCACCTCGGCGCTCTTGATTCACTTAACCGGCGGCCGCATCGAAACGCACTTTCACATCTTTGGTTCCCTGGCATTCCTGGCCTGCTACCGTGATTGGCGGGTGCTGTGCACCGCGACGATTGTCGTTGCGGCCGACCACGGGCTGCGAGGCTGGCTGTGGCCCGAATCGGTCTACGGCGTGATCGCCGGAGCCCCCCTGCGGTTGATCGAACACGCCGGCTGGGTCGTCTTCGAGGACCTCTTTTTGATCGTCACCATCCGGCAAAGCCTGGCAGACATGCGGCGCAACGCCGACCATCAGGCCCAGTTGGAATCGACCAATACACGCATCGAGGCCGAGGTGGCGCGGCGAACGGAAGAACTTCGTCAAGCGATGGACGATACCGCACGGGCCAGCCGGCAGTTGATCGAAGCCAACAAGGTTCTCGAAGAGCAGAACAAGGAACTCGACCAGTTCACCTACGTCGCCAGCCATGACCTCCAAGAACCGGTGCGCAAACTGGTTTCCTTCAGCCGTTTGCTGGAACAAGACATCGACGGTGACCTGAACGAAGACGCGAAACGCGACCTGCAATTCATCGTCGATGCCGCGAAACGGATGCGCACGCTGGTCCAAGCGCTGTTGGAATTATCGCGTGTGGGCAGGTCGGCCATGAAACACGATCCGGTTGATTTGAACCACTGCGTTGACGACGCGCTCGAGGCGCTCGAATTGAAAATCGACGAAACGGGAGCGGTCATCAAGCGAGACCGCTTCCCCGTCGTCATCGGGGATCAAACCATGCTGACGCAACTGCTGCAAAATCTGATCAGCAATGCGCTCAAGTTCACCGAAGAAGCGGCGCCGGAGATTCGCCTGACCGCGACCGGAGACGAGGACCACTGGACGCTTGGCGTACGCGACAACGGCATCGGAATGAAGAGCGAATATGCCGAGCGAATCTTCCAGCCGTTTCAGCGACTGCACAACCGTGGCGAATACGAAGGGACCGGAATCGGTCTGTCGATCTGTAAGAAAACGGTGCAACGACATTCGGGGCAGATTTGGGTTGAGTCTGACATCGGCCGGGGAGCCCATTTCCGCTTCACCCTTCCGGTCGCCGACATCGACCCGCCGGGATCCGACCGAAATGAAGGTGACTCCGCTGTCGAGCTGGAATTGGCGACGTGCTAA
- a CDS encoding response regulator gives MNHPNAKRKPAVILLVEDDPGDQELTRRALKHESFNVDLRIAGDGEQAMDYLRREGAFADPESSPTPDLILLDLNMPKRNGREVLGDLQADETLSRIPVVVLTTSEQEADILRSYDLGCNSYIQKPVDIDQFTESVRRLGSYWFGVVTLPTPNVAV, from the coding sequence ATGAATCATCCAAACGCAAAACGAAAACCGGCCGTGATTCTGTTGGTCGAAGACGACCCCGGCGATCAAGAATTGACCCGCCGTGCGCTCAAACACGAGTCGTTCAATGTCGACCTGAGGATTGCCGGTGATGGAGAGCAAGCGATGGACTACCTGAGACGCGAAGGCGCGTTCGCCGATCCGGAGTCATCGCCCACGCCGGATCTGATCCTGCTAGACCTGAACATGCCCAAGCGGAACGGCCGCGAAGTACTGGGCGACTTGCAGGCCGATGAGACTTTGTCACGAATTCCCGTGGTCGTGTTGACGACCAGCGAGCAGGAAGCGGACATCCTGCGCAGCTACGACCTCGGTTGCAATTCGTACATTCAAAAGCCGGTCGACATCGATCAGTTTACCGAATCGGTTCGGCGACTGGGTTCGTATTGGTTCGGCGTCGTCACGTTGCCGACGCCCAACGTCGCCGTCTGA
- a CDS encoding response regulator has translation MSSKTASSTVIVLVEDDDVDALLFERTLAGCDGSYELHVHCTLESAMQWIEQHHCDVVLLDYSLPDSFGLDGLRRLQSRFARLPVVMLTGLDDPQAAIDAHDHGATDYLVKGIVPSSELDQTLQRAARGARLAVADK, from the coding sequence ATGAGTTCTAAGACCGCATCCTCCACCGTTATCGTGCTGGTCGAAGACGATGACGTCGACGCTCTGCTTTTCGAGCGGACGCTCGCCGGTTGCGACGGCAGCTACGAACTGCACGTCCACTGCACGCTGGAATCAGCGATGCAGTGGATCGAGCAACACCACTGTGACGTCGTGTTGCTCGATTACTCCTTGCCCGATTCATTCGGGCTGGATGGTCTGCGCCGATTACAATCTCGTTTCGCGCGGCTGCCGGTCGTGATGTTGACCGGATTGGACGACCCGCAAGCCGCGATCGACGCCCACGATCATGGCGCGACGGACTATCTGGTCAAGGGGATTGTTCCGTCGAGCGAACTGGATCAAACACTCCAGCGGGCGGCCCGCGGCGCGCGTCTGGCCGTCGCGGACAAATGA
- the dps gene encoding DNA starvation/stationary phase protection protein Dps, translated as MTTLTTPLKRQVLNDKLQQQTVDLLQKSLVNLVDLALLLKQAHWNVIGKNFRSIHLQLDEIIATVRDGSDEIAERIAALGLPADGRSGTVAADSDLSDYPRDFQQVADTISLVADALKTTIDGLRHAIDKLGDIDPVSEDLCIAIAGPLEKHLWMVQAQES; from the coding sequence ATGACGACTCTGACAACTCCCCTGAAGCGACAAGTCCTAAACGACAAACTGCAACAACAAACCGTTGACCTGTTGCAAAAATCATTGGTCAACCTGGTCGACCTGGCGCTGTTGTTAAAGCAAGCCCACTGGAACGTGATCGGCAAGAATTTTCGTTCGATCCACCTGCAGCTGGATGAAATCATTGCAACCGTGCGCGACGGTAGCGACGAAATCGCCGAGCGGATCGCGGCCCTGGGGTTGCCCGCCGATGGTCGGTCCGGCACCGTCGCCGCAGACAGTGATCTGTCGGACTACCCGAGGGACTTTCAACAAGTCGCCGACACGATCAGCTTGGTTGCCGACGCACTGAAAACGACCATCGACGGTCTGCGTCACGCGATCGACAAGCTCGGCGACATCGACCCGGTCAGCGAGGACCTCTGCATCGCGATCGCGGGTCCGCTGGAGAAGCACCTGTGGATGGTTCAAGCGCAAGAATCCTGA
- a CDS encoding response regulator gives MPIILVVDDSDVDRLLMKGLLSADVDWLVSQAKNGVEAVDMVTYALPDVVVTDLNMPEMDGMQLVSHMAESFPEVPVILVTGTDDSKIALRALRHGAASFVPKQQLAESLLETVEQVLAVRDADHYDERIVQLTTNTRYRFVLGNDPTLISPIVDRIQQGMIAMQLCSATQRMHIGIALEEALLNAMLHGNLEIPAEKLTETRNLLHEGKTSPIVEERRQEQPYADRTIHVAADFNRSRAQLVVGDSGSGFDVDAKWPASGDESINEEAGRGLVLIRTFMDEVLFNETGNELRMTLNNLRPVVTPAAD, from the coding sequence ATGCCGATCATATTAGTGGTGGACGACTCGGACGTTGATCGCCTGTTGATGAAGGGACTGCTTAGTGCCGACGTGGACTGGTTGGTTTCCCAAGCCAAGAACGGCGTCGAAGCGGTCGACATGGTCACCTACGCCTTGCCCGACGTCGTAGTCACCGATTTGAACATGCCGGAAATGGACGGCATGCAACTGGTGTCGCACATGGCGGAATCGTTTCCCGAAGTCCCGGTCATTCTGGTGACCGGAACGGATGATTCCAAAATCGCGCTTCGGGCGTTGCGGCATGGTGCGGCCAGTTTTGTCCCCAAACAACAACTTGCCGAGAGCTTGTTGGAGACCGTCGAACAGGTGTTGGCGGTTCGCGACGCGGACCACTATGACGAACGGATCGTTCAACTGACCACCAACACACGTTATCGATTCGTCCTGGGCAATGACCCCACGTTGATCTCGCCGATCGTCGATCGAATTCAGCAGGGGATGATCGCGATGCAACTGTGTTCGGCAACCCAGCGGATGCACATCGGGATCGCGTTGGAAGAGGCGCTGCTCAATGCGATGCTGCACGGCAATCTCGAGATACCGGCGGAGAAGTTGACCGAAACCCGTAATTTGCTGCACGAAGGCAAGACGTCACCGATTGTCGAGGAACGACGTCAGGAGCAACCGTACGCCGATCGGACGATCCACGTGGCCGCTGACTTCAACCGCAGCCGCGCCCAATTGGTCGTCGGCGACAGTGGGTCGGGGTTTGATGTCGATGCCAAATGGCCGGCGTCGGGCGACGAATCGATCAACGAGGAAGCAGGTCGAGGGCTGGTTCTGATTCGAACCTTCATGGACGAGGTCTTGTTTAATGAGACCGGAAACGAACTGCGGATGACGCTCAACAATTTGCGTCCAGTCGTCACGCCGGCGGCGGATTGA